The following proteins are encoded in a genomic region of Nocardioides sp. cx-173:
- a CDS encoding long-chain-fatty-acid--CoA ligase, translating to MTDTTYNLASLLEDGAARFPERDAVVLGDTRLTYAQVDGAANQVANLLVSRGIQPGDKVALSCANLPHFTIIYFGILKAGATVVPLNVLLKGREVAYHLGDAEAKAYFCFEGTAELPIGREGFDGFGRADGCEHFFLVTVDPAADSPIEGAQTFGQALAGQPTTFDTVATDEDDTAVILYTSGTTGQPKGAELRHRNMRDNALAGEALFGADAQRPDTYLCVLPLFHSFGQTVIQNGAFAYGGTVVMLPRFEAGAALMTMLTEKVTFFAGVPTMYWGLLGALDGSVDVEEIRRNLRVAACGGSALPVEVHKEFEERFGVTILEGYGLSETSPVASFSPYGEPVRVGSIGRPIPGVEMTLLKPESWDEIDGGEDPEHAIGEIAIKGHNVMKGYYNRPEATAEAIHDGWFRSGDLGRRDADGWYYIVDRSKDLIIRGGYNVYPREVEEVLMTHPDVSLAAVIGVPHESHGEEIKAVVIRNDGSTLTEDELIAWCKDQMAGYKYPRQVQFVDALPMTATGKILKRELA from the coding sequence GTGACGGACACGACGTACAACCTGGCCAGCCTGCTGGAGGACGGTGCCGCGCGGTTCCCCGAGCGCGACGCGGTCGTCCTCGGCGACACCCGCCTGACCTACGCGCAGGTCGACGGCGCGGCCAACCAGGTCGCCAACCTGCTGGTCTCTCGGGGCATCCAGCCGGGGGACAAGGTCGCGCTGAGCTGCGCCAACCTGCCGCACTTCACGATCATCTACTTCGGGATCCTCAAGGCCGGCGCCACGGTCGTGCCGCTCAACGTGCTGCTCAAGGGCCGCGAGGTGGCCTACCACCTGGGCGACGCGGAGGCGAAGGCGTACTTCTGCTTCGAGGGCACCGCCGAGCTGCCGATCGGCCGGGAGGGCTTCGACGGGTTCGGCCGGGCCGATGGCTGCGAGCACTTCTTCCTGGTCACCGTCGACCCCGCTGCCGACTCCCCGATCGAGGGCGCGCAGACCTTCGGCCAGGCGCTGGCCGGGCAGCCGACGACCTTCGACACCGTGGCCACCGACGAGGACGACACCGCGGTGATCCTCTACACCTCCGGCACGACGGGGCAGCCCAAGGGCGCCGAGCTGCGCCACCGCAACATGCGCGACAACGCCCTCGCCGGCGAGGCGCTGTTCGGCGCCGACGCGCAGCGCCCCGACACCTACCTCTGCGTCCTGCCGCTCTTCCACTCCTTCGGCCAGACCGTGATCCAGAACGGCGCCTTCGCCTACGGCGGCACGGTGGTGATGCTGCCGCGCTTCGAGGCCGGAGCGGCGTTGATGACCATGCTCACCGAGAAGGTCACCTTCTTCGCCGGCGTGCCGACGATGTACTGGGGCCTGCTCGGCGCGCTCGACGGCTCGGTCGACGTCGAGGAGATCCGTCGCAACCTGCGCGTCGCCGCGTGCGGCGGCTCGGCCCTGCCGGTCGAGGTGCACAAGGAGTTCGAGGAGCGCTTCGGCGTGACGATCCTCGAGGGCTACGGGCTGTCCGAGACCTCACCGGTCGCCAGCTTCTCGCCGTACGGCGAGCCGGTGCGGGTCGGCTCGATCGGCCGGCCGATCCCGGGCGTGGAGATGACCCTGCTGAAGCCCGAGAGCTGGGACGAGATCGACGGCGGGGAGGACCCCGAGCACGCCATCGGCGAGATCGCGATCAAGGGTCACAACGTCATGAAGGGCTACTACAACCGCCCCGAGGCCACCGCCGAGGCCATCCACGACGGCTGGTTCCGCTCCGGCGACCTGGGCCGACGCGACGCCGACGGGTGGTACTACATCGTCGACCGCTCCAAGGACCTGATCATCCGCGGCGGCTACAACGTGTACCCGCGCGAGGTCGAGGAGGTGCTGATGACGCACCCCGACGTCTCGCTGGCCGCCGTCATCGGGGTGCCCCACGAGAGCCACGGCGAGGAGATCAAGGCGGTCGTCATCCGCAACGACGGCTCCACCCTCACCGAGGACGAGCTCATCGCGTGGTGCAAGGACCAGATGGCCGGCTACAAGTACCCGCGCCAGGTCCAGTTCGTCGACGCTCTGCCCATGACCGCCACCGGGAAGATCCTCAAGCGCGAGCTGGCCTGA
- a CDS encoding DUF3817 domain-containing protein, whose protein sequence is MSPTRLFRTVATAEAVTWAGLLVGMFLKYVTHTTELGVRVFGMLHGTVFIAYLLTTVLVAVDRRWTLGRTALGLASAVPPFLTLWFERHVESRGGLAPTWRLLEEEPTRGPERPVAWLLRNPLRGAATGLVAVVALTGVALLVGPPVG, encoded by the coding sequence ATGAGTCCGACCCGCCTGTTCCGCACCGTCGCCACCGCCGAGGCCGTCACCTGGGCCGGGCTGCTGGTGGGCATGTTCCTCAAGTACGTCACCCACACCACCGAGCTCGGGGTGCGGGTCTTCGGCATGCTGCACGGCACGGTGTTCATCGCCTACCTGCTCACGACGGTGCTCGTCGCCGTCGACCGCCGCTGGACGCTCGGGCGTACGGCGCTCGGCCTCGCGTCCGCGGTGCCGCCGTTCCTGACGCTGTGGTTCGAACGCCACGTCGAGTCCCGCGGCGGGTTGGCGCCGACCTGGCGCCTGCTCGAGGAGGAGCCGACCCGCGGCCCGGAGCGACCGGTGGCCTGGCTGCTGCGCAACCCGCTGCGCGGCGCGGCGACCGGCCTGGTCGCGGTCGTCGCCCTCACCGGCGTCGCGCTGCTGGTCGGTCCGCCCGTCGGCTGA
- a CDS encoding phosphoribosylaminoimidazolesuccinocarboxamide synthase has translation MADLNIPEAPPIPGATPLHSGKVRDLYVLDSGPYAGELLMVASDRLSIFDYVLDTTIPDKGEILTRLSLWWFAELGVPHHVLSTDVPEAVRGRAVVCRRLDMYPVECVARGYLTGSGLLDYRATGEVCGLALPPGLEDGSRLPEPIFTPATKAALGEHDENVSYEQVAGVVGADTAAALRERTLDVYARAEAVARERGIILADTKLEFGAGAEGTLVLADEVLTPDSSRFWPAAEWRPGHAQPSYDKQIVRNWALSPESGWDKASGVAPPPLPREVVERTRSRYVEAYELLTGERF, from the coding sequence GTGGCCGATCTGAACATCCCCGAAGCGCCGCCGATCCCCGGCGCCACCCCGCTGCACTCGGGCAAGGTGCGCGACCTGTACGTGCTCGACTCCGGGCCGTACGCCGGCGAGCTGCTCATGGTGGCCAGCGACCGGCTGTCGATCTTCGACTACGTCCTCGACACCACGATCCCCGACAAGGGCGAGATCCTCACCCGGCTGTCGCTGTGGTGGTTCGCCGAGCTCGGGGTGCCGCACCACGTGCTGTCGACCGACGTGCCCGAGGCGGTGCGGGGACGCGCGGTGGTGTGCCGGCGACTCGACATGTACCCGGTCGAGTGCGTCGCGCGCGGCTACCTCACCGGCTCGGGCCTGCTGGACTACCGCGCCACGGGCGAGGTGTGCGGCCTGGCCCTGCCGCCCGGACTGGAGGACGGCAGCAGGCTGCCCGAGCCAATCTTCACCCCGGCGACCAAGGCGGCGCTCGGCGAGCACGACGAGAACGTCTCCTACGAGCAGGTCGCCGGCGTCGTCGGCGCGGACACCGCGGCGGCCCTGCGCGAGCGCACCCTGGACGTCTATGCCCGTGCGGAGGCGGTCGCCCGGGAGCGGGGGATCATCCTGGCCGACACCAAGCTGGAGTTCGGCGCCGGCGCCGAGGGGACCCTGGTGCTCGCCGACGAGGTGCTGACCCCCGACTCCTCGCGCTTCTGGCCGGCCGCCGAGTGGCGCCCCGGCCACGCGCAGCCGTCCTACGACAAGCAGATCGTGCGCAACTGGGCGCTGTCGCCCGAGTCCGGCTGGGACAAGGCGTCCGGTGTCGCGCCGCCGCCGCTGCCGCGCGAGGTCGTCGAGCGCACCCGCAGCCGCTACGTCGAGGCCTACGAGCTGCTGACCGGCGAACGGTTCTGA
- the purQ gene encoding phosphoribosylformylglycinamidine synthase subunit PurQ — protein MRVGVVTFPGSLDDVDAQRAVRIGGHEALALWHGAHDLRGVDALVLPGGFSYGDYLRCGAISRFSPVMTEVVAAAGRGMPVLGICNGFQVLCESHLLPGALIRNDHRKFVCRDQRLRIENNRTPWTAAYAEGAEVTIVLKNGEGGFVADEPTLDRLEGEGQVVARYLGGNPNGSLRDIAGISNARGNVVGLMPHPEHAVEALTGAGTDGLGFFTSLTAELIEEVFA, from the coding sequence ATGAGGGTCGGGGTCGTCACCTTCCCGGGCTCGCTGGACGACGTCGACGCCCAGCGCGCGGTGCGCATCGGCGGCCACGAGGCACTCGCGCTGTGGCACGGGGCCCACGACCTGCGCGGCGTCGATGCGCTGGTCCTTCCCGGCGGGTTCTCCTACGGCGACTACCTGCGGTGCGGCGCGATCTCGCGCTTCTCCCCGGTGATGACCGAGGTCGTCGCCGCGGCCGGGCGCGGGATGCCGGTCCTGGGCATCTGCAACGGCTTCCAGGTGCTCTGCGAGTCGCACCTGCTGCCGGGGGCGCTGATCCGCAACGACCACCGCAAGTTCGTGTGCCGCGACCAGCGGCTGCGCATCGAGAACAACCGCACGCCCTGGACGGCCGCCTACGCGGAGGGGGCCGAGGTGACGATCGTCCTCAAGAACGGCGAGGGCGGGTTCGTGGCCGACGAGCCGACGCTGGACCGGCTGGAGGGGGAGGGCCAGGTGGTGGCCCGCTACCTCGGCGGCAACCCCAACGGCTCCCTGCGCGACATCGCCGGCATCAGCAACGCCCGCGGCAACGTCGTCGGCCTGATGCCGCACCCCGAGCACGCGGTCGAGGCCCTGACCGGCGCCGGCACCGACGGCCTCGGGTTCTTCACCTCACTGACTGCCGAGCTGATCGAGGAGGTCTTCGCATGA
- the purS gene encoding phosphoribosylformylglycinamidine synthase subunit PurS — translation MPRVVVDVMPKPEILDPQGKAVLGALPRLGFSGVSDVRQGKRFELEVAGEVTEAVLADVHRMAETLLSNPVIEYFTVHVDDTVVPA, via the coding sequence GTGCCCCGAGTCGTCGTCGACGTCATGCCCAAGCCCGAGATCCTCGACCCGCAGGGCAAGGCGGTGCTCGGGGCGCTGCCCCGGCTCGGCTTCTCGGGCGTGAGCGACGTACGCCAGGGCAAGCGCTTCGAGCTCGAGGTCGCCGGCGAGGTCACCGAGGCGGTGCTGGCCGACGTGCACCGGATGGCCGAGACGCTGCTGTCCAACCCGGTCATCGAGTACTTCACCGTCCACGTCGACGACACGGTCGTGCCGGCATGA
- a CDS encoding glycoside hydrolase domain-containing protein has product MSPSLSTLRMRALCVLAATVVAAATLTASGAGAQASDGKASSSPSAARATNPVTPGDFTGFGFDQCLAPNQKQMDTWLATSPYLAVGIYISGDSRACRSQPNLTPTWVATQLAKGWRLLPITLGPQASCQPRFPRYSDDVKIDPNPGTKQVYAPSRRQGVAEADKTVKDAAALGIVRGSTLWYDLEGFDAANERCRESALSFLSGWTTRLHKHGYVSGVYSSAGSGIAALDSARINRPTRFTLPDMIWLARWDGVANTSSSYLREDGWRPGRRVKQYKGGHDEVHGGVRINIDTNFLEVGRGSVAAPETRCGGINVSFSTYPVLRPPANGVKPSKPHVKALQCLLKEKGLYQGNIGGGWSKRLVAAMNAYQRSAGLGLDRVWWIRGWVSVLASGDKVVLKRGSVGPAVRRVQRALNATGVGKAIAITGVFDARTDAKLRAWQAKAKVPVNGVMQDASWAPLLKGRR; this is encoded by the coding sequence ATGTCCCCTTCCCTGTCCACCCTGCGCATGCGCGCCCTCTGCGTGCTCGCCGCCACGGTCGTGGCCGCGGCCACGCTCACCGCGTCCGGAGCGGGAGCCCAGGCCAGCGACGGCAAGGCCTCCTCGAGCCCGAGCGCGGCCCGCGCCACGAACCCCGTCACCCCCGGCGACTTCACCGGCTTCGGGTTCGACCAGTGCCTCGCGCCGAACCAGAAGCAGATGGACACCTGGCTGGCGACCTCGCCGTACCTCGCGGTCGGCATCTACATCTCCGGCGACTCGCGCGCCTGCCGCAGCCAGCCCAACCTGACCCCCACGTGGGTCGCGACCCAGCTGGCGAAGGGCTGGCGGCTGCTCCCGATCACGCTCGGCCCCCAGGCGTCGTGCCAGCCGCGCTTCCCGCGCTACTCCGACGACGTCAAGATCGACCCGAACCCCGGGACCAAGCAGGTCTACGCGCCCTCGCGCCGCCAGGGCGTGGCCGAGGCCGACAAGACCGTCAAGGACGCGGCGGCGCTGGGCATCGTCCGCGGAAGCACGCTCTGGTACGACCTCGAGGGCTTCGACGCGGCCAACGAGCGCTGCCGCGAGTCGGCGTTGTCGTTCCTCAGCGGCTGGACCACCCGCCTGCACAAGCACGGCTACGTCTCGGGCGTCTACTCCAGCGCCGGCTCCGGCATCGCCGCGCTCGACTCGGCGCGGATCAACCGGCCCACGCGGTTCACGCTGCCGGACATGATCTGGCTGGCCCGCTGGGACGGCGTCGCCAACACCTCCTCGTCGTACCTGCGCGAGGACGGCTGGCGTCCGGGTCGCCGCGTCAAGCAGTACAAGGGCGGGCACGACGAGGTGCACGGTGGCGTCCGGATCAACATCGACACCAACTTCCTCGAGGTCGGGCGCGGCTCGGTCGCCGCACCGGAGACCCGCTGCGGCGGCATCAACGTCTCGTTCTCGACCTACCCCGTCCTGCGTCCCCCGGCGAACGGCGTGAAGCCGTCGAAGCCACACGTCAAGGCCCTGCAGTGCCTGCTCAAGGAGAAGGGCCTCTACCAGGGCAACATCGGGGGCGGCTGGAGCAAGCGGCTGGTCGCCGCGATGAACGCCTACCAGCGCAGTGCCGGCCTGGGCCTCGACCGGGTCTGGTGGATCCGCGGCTGGGTCTCCGTCCTCGCGAGCGGCGACAAGGTCGTGCTCAAGCGCGGGTCCGTGGGTCCGGCCGTCCGCCGGGTCCAGCGCGCGCTCAACGCGACCGGCGTCGGCAAGGCGATCGCGATCACCGGCGTCTTCGACGCCCGGACCGACGCCAAGCTGCGCGCCTGGCAGGCCAAGGCGAAGGTGCCCGTCAACGGCGTCATGCAGGACGCCTCGTGGGCGCCCCTGCTCAAGGGCCGCCGCTGA
- a CDS encoding MMPL family transporter, with amino-acid sequence MDADGARTTTTRWRPLVGRWASRIVVLVALIFSAVALGSGITGDESSNSVANLPADAESARASELQESLGTSKFTPVFAVFDRGGEKLTEEDRRVVGEKVRELQDLAAEGQKAFPVFAEDGAAAFVGVPLATDPSGDSYEEPVADIRELAAADLPAGLEAQATGGPAFSVDLSKVFDGADVRLLVTTAGVVALLLLLTYRSPWLWLVPLTVVAVADQVAATAVDVASRIFPFTVDGQSTGITSVLVFGAGTNYALLLIARYREELRREESRYDAMRVAWRQAAPAILASSGTVVLALLCLGFADSPSSRNIGYGGAIGIVVAVVYALVVLPAAMTLFGRRLFWPFVPKVGQADPTATGFWSKVAAVVTGRPVLVSVVGVAVLAVLAIPLTGVAAGLSQTEQFRATPQSVTGQEVLAEHFAAGASQPTSLLTPTAAADDVRRAVAEVEGVDRVEPAGSADGTTVLTAVLGAEPASEAALATVESIREAAQGVEPDVLVGGADAESLDSETATTRDQKLIIPMILAVVLLVLLVLLRSIVAAVLLVLTVVATFAASLGASWWAFQHWFDFPALDYSVPLLSFLFLVALGVDYNIFLTTRAKEEARRHDTKTAISVALAVTGGVITSAGILLAAVFTVLGVLPLIVLTQVGVIVGFGVLLDTLLVRSVLVPALVSLLGRRFWWPGALSRGPVGEGQ; translated from the coding sequence GTGGATGCAGACGGAGCGCGGACGACGACCACCCGCTGGCGACCCCTCGTGGGGCGCTGGGCGAGCCGGATCGTGGTCCTGGTGGCCCTCATCTTCTCCGCGGTGGCCCTCGGCTCCGGGATCACCGGGGACGAGAGCTCCAACTCCGTGGCCAACCTGCCGGCCGACGCCGAGTCGGCCCGGGCCAGCGAGCTGCAGGAGTCGCTCGGCACCTCGAAGTTCACCCCCGTCTTCGCCGTGTTCGACCGCGGCGGGGAGAAGCTGACCGAGGAGGACCGCCGGGTCGTCGGCGAGAAGGTGCGCGAGCTCCAGGACCTCGCCGCCGAGGGGCAGAAGGCGTTCCCGGTCTTCGCAGAGGACGGCGCGGCCGCGTTCGTCGGGGTGCCGCTGGCCACCGACCCCTCCGGTGACTCCTACGAGGAGCCGGTCGCCGACATCCGGGAGCTGGCCGCGGCCGACCTGCCCGCCGGGCTCGAGGCCCAGGCGACCGGCGGCCCGGCGTTCTCCGTGGATCTCTCCAAGGTCTTCGACGGCGCCGACGTGCGGCTGCTGGTCACGACCGCCGGCGTCGTGGCGCTGCTCCTGCTGCTGACCTACCGCAGCCCCTGGCTGTGGCTGGTGCCGCTGACGGTGGTGGCCGTCGCCGACCAGGTCGCCGCCACCGCCGTCGACGTCGCGAGCCGGATCTTCCCGTTCACCGTCGACGGGCAGTCGACCGGCATCACCTCGGTGCTCGTGTTCGGCGCCGGCACCAACTACGCGCTGCTGCTGATCGCGCGCTACCGCGAGGAGCTGCGCCGCGAGGAGAGCCGGTACGACGCCATGCGGGTCGCCTGGCGCCAGGCCGCGCCCGCCATCCTGGCCAGCTCGGGCACGGTGGTGCTCGCGCTGCTCTGCCTGGGCTTCGCCGACAGCCCGAGCAGCCGCAACATCGGCTACGGCGGCGCGATCGGGATCGTCGTGGCCGTCGTCTACGCGCTCGTCGTGCTGCCGGCGGCGATGACGCTGTTCGGGCGGCGGCTGTTCTGGCCGTTCGTGCCGAAGGTCGGCCAGGCCGACCCCACCGCGACCGGCTTCTGGTCGAAGGTGGCCGCGGTCGTCACCGGCCGCCCGGTGCTGGTCTCCGTCGTCGGCGTGGCGGTCCTCGCGGTCCTGGCGATCCCGCTCACCGGCGTCGCGGCCGGGCTGTCGCAGACCGAGCAGTTCCGCGCCACCCCGCAGTCCGTGACCGGACAGGAGGTACTGGCCGAGCACTTCGCCGCCGGAGCCTCCCAGCCCACGTCGCTGCTCACCCCGACCGCGGCCGCCGACGACGTGCGCCGCGCGGTCGCCGAGGTCGAGGGGGTCGACCGGGTCGAGCCGGCCGGCTCGGCCGACGGCACGACGGTCCTGACCGCCGTACTCGGCGCGGAGCCGGCCTCCGAGGCGGCGCTGGCGACCGTCGAGTCGATCCGCGAGGCCGCGCAGGGCGTCGAGCCGGACGTGCTGGTGGGCGGGGCGGACGCCGAGTCGCTGGACTCCGAGACCGCCACGACCCGCGACCAGAAGCTGATCATCCCGATGATCCTGGCCGTCGTGCTGCTCGTGCTGCTGGTCCTGCTGCGCTCGATCGTGGCCGCGGTGCTGCTGGTGCTCACCGTGGTCGCGACCTTCGCGGCCAGCCTCGGGGCGAGCTGGTGGGCCTTCCAGCACTGGTTCGACTTCCCGGCGCTCGACTACAGCGTGCCGCTGCTCAGCTTCCTGTTCCTGGTCGCGCTGGGCGTCGACTACAACATCTTCCTGACGACACGGGCCAAGGAGGAGGCCAGGCGCCACGACACCAAGACGGCGATCTCGGTCGCGCTCGCCGTGACCGGCGGGGTCATCACCAGCGCCGGCATCCTGCTCGCGGCGGTCTTCACGGTGCTCGGCGTGCTGCCGCTGATCGTTCTCACCCAGGTCGGCGTCATCGTCGGCTTCGGCGTCCTGCTCGACACGCTGCTCGTGCGCAGCGTGCTGGTGCCGGCCCTCGTGTCCCTGCTCGGGCGGCGCTTCTGGTGGCCGGGGGCACTGTCCCGCGGGCCGGTCGGGGAGGGTCAGTAG
- a CDS encoding SRPBCC family protein, with product MAVHLPVPAEVAFDYLVDPVHRAQWQSSLTRVEEVSGPVAVGQRWVDVTAPGLRPRMETVVLERPHRWTERGTWRSWSAELTLEFAPAPGGCVVEPTMRLAARGPAALGARALGRLAPHAVRADLRRAGRILRKSSTDIA from the coding sequence ATGGCGGTCCACCTCCCGGTCCCCGCCGAGGTCGCGTTCGACTACCTCGTCGACCCGGTCCACCGGGCGCAGTGGCAGTCCAGCCTGACCCGGGTCGAGGAGGTGAGCGGCCCGGTGGCGGTGGGCCAGCGCTGGGTGGACGTGACGGCCCCGGGCCTGCGCCCCCGGATGGAGACCGTCGTGCTGGAGCGCCCGCACCGCTGGACCGAGCGCGGCACCTGGCGGTCCTGGTCGGCCGAGCTGACGCTGGAGTTCGCGCCCGCGCCGGGCGGCTGCGTGGTCGAGCCGACGATGCGACTGGCCGCCCGCGGACCGGCCGCGCTCGGGGCTCGGGCCCTCGGCCGCCTGGCGCCGCACGCCGTACGGGCGGACCTGCGCCGCGCCGGCCGGATCCTGCGCAAGTCTTCGACGGATATTGCATAA
- the purL gene encoding phosphoribosylformylglycinamidine synthase subunit PurL: protein MTETRLHTLDTVSVAGEDPGREQPWADLGLKADEYQEIREILGRRPTSAELAMYSVMWSEHCSYKSSKVHLKQFSEIPQETPAGRMLAGIGENAGVIDVGQGYAVTFKVESHNHPSYVEPYQGAATGVGGIVRDILAMGARPVAVMDPLRFGPLDADDTHRVLPGIVAGVGGYGNCLGLPNIGGEAVFDETYLGNPLVNALCVGVLRHEDLHLAKASGVGNQVILYGAKTGGDGIGGVSILASETFESTGPAKRPSVQVGDPFMEKLLIECTLEIFAAGLVAGIQDLGGAGLSCATSELASAGDGGMHVELDTVPLRDSTLSPEEILMSESQERMMAVVEPDDVAAFLAICAKWEVDATVIGEVTDTGRLQIDWHGERVVDVPPRSVAHDGPTYHRPYARPDSQDVLQADTAEALPRPTTGEELAATVLRMVASPNLCDKSWITDQYDRYVRGNTVLAQPSDSGMIRIDEDTDLGVAVSTDCNGRFTLLDPYAGAQLALAESYRNVATGGAVPLAISDCLNFGSPEDPAVMWQFAEACRGLKDACLELGIPVTGGNVSLYNQTGETAILPTPVVAVLGVIEDVTRRTPSAFEAAGERVFLLGETHEELSGSEWAHVVHGHLGGLPPRVDLAREKALAELLHEGVGLLTSAHDVSDGGLAQTLVEAAIRNDVGVTVTLADDPFLALFSESAGRVVVTVAPEAVDDLAALAARHGVPLTELGVTGGDSFAAEGVFELPLADLRAAWAATLPAALG, encoded by the coding sequence GTGACCGAGACCCGCCTGCACACGCTCGACACCGTCTCCGTCGCCGGCGAGGACCCGGGCCGTGAGCAGCCGTGGGCCGACCTCGGCCTCAAGGCCGACGAGTACCAGGAGATCCGCGAGATCCTCGGACGCCGCCCCACGAGCGCCGAGCTCGCGATGTACTCGGTCATGTGGAGCGAGCACTGCTCCTACAAGTCCTCCAAGGTGCACCTCAAGCAGTTCTCCGAGATCCCCCAGGAGACCCCCGCCGGCCGGATGCTGGCCGGCATCGGCGAGAACGCCGGCGTCATCGACGTCGGCCAGGGCTACGCCGTGACCTTCAAGGTCGAGTCGCACAACCACCCGTCGTACGTCGAGCCCTACCAGGGCGCCGCCACCGGCGTCGGCGGCATCGTGCGCGACATCCTCGCGATGGGCGCGCGCCCCGTCGCCGTCATGGACCCGCTGCGCTTCGGGCCGCTGGACGCGGATGACACCCACCGCGTGCTCCCGGGCATCGTGGCCGGCGTCGGGGGCTACGGCAACTGCCTCGGCCTGCCCAACATCGGCGGCGAGGCCGTCTTCGACGAGACCTACCTGGGCAACCCGCTCGTCAACGCGCTGTGCGTCGGCGTGCTGCGCCACGAGGACCTGCACCTCGCCAAGGCCTCCGGCGTGGGCAACCAGGTGATCCTCTACGGCGCCAAGACCGGCGGCGACGGCATCGGCGGGGTCAGCATCCTCGCGAGCGAGACCTTCGAGTCGACCGGACCGGCCAAGCGGCCCAGCGTGCAGGTCGGCGACCCGTTCATGGAGAAGCTGCTCATCGAGTGCACGCTCGAGATCTTCGCCGCCGGCCTGGTCGCCGGCATCCAGGACCTGGGCGGGGCGGGGCTGTCGTGTGCGACCTCGGAGCTCGCCAGCGCCGGGGACGGCGGGATGCACGTGGAGCTCGACACCGTGCCGTTGCGCGACTCCACGCTCTCGCCGGAGGAGATCCTCATGAGCGAGTCGCAGGAGCGGATGATGGCCGTCGTCGAGCCCGACGACGTCGCCGCCTTCCTGGCGATCTGCGCCAAGTGGGAGGTCGACGCCACCGTCATCGGCGAGGTCACCGACACCGGGCGCCTGCAGATCGACTGGCACGGCGAGCGCGTCGTCGACGTCCCGCCGCGCTCGGTGGCGCACGACGGACCGACGTACCACCGCCCGTATGCGCGGCCGGACTCCCAGGACGTGCTGCAGGCCGACACGGCCGAGGCACTGCCGCGGCCGACCACCGGCGAGGAGCTCGCGGCGACGGTGCTGCGGATGGTCGCCTCGCCCAACCTGTGCGACAAGTCGTGGATCACCGACCAGTACGACCGCTACGTCCGCGGCAACACCGTGCTCGCGCAGCCCAGCGACAGCGGGATGATCCGCATCGACGAGGACACCGACCTCGGCGTCGCGGTCTCCACCGACTGCAACGGCCGCTTCACGCTGCTCGACCCCTACGCCGGCGCCCAGCTCGCCCTCGCCGAGTCCTATCGCAACGTCGCGACCGGCGGCGCGGTGCCGCTGGCGATCTCCGACTGCCTCAACTTCGGCTCGCCCGAGGACCCGGCCGTCATGTGGCAGTTCGCGGAGGCCTGCCGCGGCCTCAAGGACGCCTGCCTGGAGCTCGGCATCCCGGTCACCGGCGGCAACGTGAGCCTCTACAACCAGACCGGCGAGACGGCGATCCTGCCCACGCCGGTGGTGGCCGTGCTCGGCGTGATCGAGGACGTCACCCGGCGCACCCCCTCGGCGTTCGAGGCCGCGGGCGAGCGGGTCTTCCTGCTCGGGGAGACCCACGAGGAGCTGTCCGGCTCGGAGTGGGCGCACGTGGTGCACGGCCACCTCGGCGGGCTGCCGCCGCGGGTCGACCTGGCCCGCGAGAAGGCCCTCGCCGAGCTGCTGCACGAGGGCGTCGGCCTGCTGACCAGCGCGCACGACGTCTCGGACGGCGGCCTGGCGCAGACGCTGGTCGAGGCGGCGATCAGGAACGACGTCGGGGTCACGGTGACCCTCGCCGACGACCCGTTCCTCGCGCTGTTCTCCGAGTCCGCCGGACGCGTGGTCGTGACCGTCGCGCCGGAGGCGGTCGACGACCTGGCCGCGCTGGCCGCGCGCCACGGCGTACCGCTCACTGAGCTGGGCGTGACGGGCGGCGACTCGTTCGCGGCGGAGGGGGTCTTCGAGCTGCCGCTGGCCGACCTGCGCGCGGCGTGGGCCGCGACGTTGCCGGCCGCCCTTGGCTGA
- a CDS encoding general stress protein produces the protein MSLSSGATPASPLKLTFPQSLAIYDDYQSAQKAVDYLADQKFPVQQCMIVGTDLKRIERITGRLTTGRVALGGALSGVWFGLFIGLIFAIFTEEGALVTIISTMLFGALFGLIFALVSYALTRGQRDFSSVTQVVATRYEVLVEHKVAAQARELLAQLPGATPDPFA, from the coding sequence ATGAGCCTGTCCTCCGGAGCCACCCCCGCGTCGCCGCTGAAGCTGACCTTCCCGCAGTCGCTCGCGATCTACGACGACTACCAGTCCGCACAGAAGGCCGTGGACTACCTGGCCGACCAGAAGTTTCCGGTGCAGCAGTGCATGATCGTCGGGACCGACCTCAAGCGCATCGAGCGGATCACCGGCCGCCTGACGACGGGCCGCGTCGCCCTGGGCGGGGCGCTCTCGGGGGTGTGGTTCGGGCTGTTCATCGGGCTGATCTTCGCGATCTTCACCGAGGAGGGCGCGCTGGTCACGATCATCTCCACGATGCTCTTCGGCGCGCTGTTCGGCCTGATCTTCGCCCTGGTGAGCTACGCGCTCACCCGCGGCCAGCGTGACTTCTCCTCGGTCACCCAGGTGGTGGCGACCCGCTACGAGGTGCTCGTCGAGCACAAGGTGGCCGCGCAGGCGCGCGAGCTGCTGGCGCAGCTGCCGGGCGCGACCCCCGACCCGTTCGCCTGA